In a single window of the Leifsonia sp. 1010 genome:
- a CDS encoding DUF4031 domain-containing protein produces MTVLIDPPAWPAHGMLWSHLVSDASLDELHAFAEANGIQRRAFDMDHYDVPDRRYDELVAAGAHPVSGKELVSRLIASGLRVRARDRVRRRH; encoded by the coding sequence ATGACGGTCCTGATCGATCCCCCGGCATGGCCGGCCCACGGCATGTTGTGGTCGCATCTGGTCAGCGACGCGTCGCTCGACGAGCTGCACGCCTTCGCCGAGGCCAACGGCATCCAGCGCCGCGCCTTCGACATGGACCATTACGACGTGCCCGACCGGCGCTACGACGAACTGGTGGCGGCCGGGGCGCATCCCGTTTCCGGCAAGGAGCTCGTGTCGCGGCTCATCGCGAGCGGGCTGCGGGTGCGGGCACGCGACCGGGTGCGCCGCCGTCACTGA
- the rplU gene encoding 50S ribosomal protein L21, which translates to MVYAVVRAGGRQEKVEVGTIVTMDRIKADKDGKVELAPVLLVDGDKITSDAKSLAKVTVTAEVLGDLRGPKIVIQKFKNKTGYKKRQGHRQELTRVKITGIK; encoded by the coding sequence GTGGTTTACGCAGTTGTGCGCGCCGGTGGCCGGCAGGAGAAGGTCGAGGTCGGCACCATCGTGACGATGGACCGCATCAAGGCCGACAAGGACGGCAAGGTCGAGCTCGCGCCGGTGCTGCTGGTCGACGGTGACAAGATCACCTCCGACGCCAAGTCCCTCGCGAAGGTCACCGTGACCGCCGAGGTCCTCGGCGACCTCCGCGGCCCGAAGATCGTCATCCAGAAGTTCAAGAACAAGACCGGCTACAAGAAGCGCCAGGGCCACCGTCAGGAGCTCACGCGCGTCAAGATCACCGGCATCAAGTAG
- the rpmA gene encoding 50S ribosomal protein L27 — MAHKKGASSTRNGRDSNAQRLGVKRFGGQTVNAGEILVRQRGTHFHPGVNVGRGGDDTLFALAAGAVEFGTKGGRKVVNIVAAEA, encoded by the coding sequence ATGGCACACAAAAAGGGAGCGAGCTCCACTCGCAACGGCCGCGACTCCAACGCGCAGCGCCTCGGCGTGAAGCGCTTCGGCGGCCAGACCGTCAACGCGGGCGAGATCCTGGTCCGCCAGCGCGGCACCCACTTCCACCCCGGCGTGAACGTCGGTCGTGGCGGTGACGACACGCTGTTCGCCCTCGCCGCCGGCGCGGTCGAGTTCGGCACCAAGGGCGGCCGCAAGGTCGTCAACATCGTGGCGGCCGAGGCCTGA
- the obgE gene encoding GTPase ObgE: protein MATFVDRVTLHLRAGNGGNGCVSVRREKFKPLAGPDGGNGGNGGDIVLVADPQVTTLLGYHRHPHRSSENGGFGMGDHRSGHTGETLELPVPVGTVVKSADGDELVDLSEPGMRFVAAPGGVGGLGNAALANPKRKAPGFALLGTPGWEGDVQLELKTVADIALVGYPSAGKSSLIAAMSAAKPKIADYPFTTLHPNLGVVQAGDVRYTVADVPGLIEGASEGRGLGLEFLRHVERCSALLHVLDCATLEPGRDPLSDLDVILGELAAYPVPEGQTPLLERPQLIALNKIDVPDARELADFVRPELEQRGYRVFEISTVSHEGLRPLSFALAEIVEQARAEQAALEQARPRIVIRPKAVDDSGFVVKVEGGTDGPVYRILGAKPERWVAQTDFANDEAVGFLADRLAKLGVEDQLVRAGAVAGSTVVIGRDNGVVFDWEPTLTSTAELITSPRGSDVRLDTNARPTRAQRRDDYFERMDAKAEAREQLLREREAGLWQDDSYDDNVVSSAADGSRGDEETAEG from the coding sequence ATGGCGACGTTCGTTGATCGCGTGACGTTGCACTTGCGCGCCGGCAACGGCGGCAACGGGTGCGTCTCGGTCCGGCGCGAGAAATTCAAGCCGCTGGCCGGTCCCGACGGCGGGAACGGCGGCAACGGCGGCGACATCGTGCTCGTCGCCGACCCGCAGGTGACCACGCTGCTCGGCTACCACCGCCACCCGCACCGTTCGAGCGAGAACGGTGGCTTCGGCATGGGCGACCATCGCAGCGGACACACCGGCGAGACCCTCGAACTGCCCGTCCCGGTCGGCACGGTCGTCAAGAGCGCCGACGGCGACGAGCTCGTCGATCTGTCGGAGCCCGGCATGCGGTTCGTCGCCGCTCCCGGCGGAGTCGGGGGCCTCGGCAACGCCGCGCTGGCGAACCCGAAGCGCAAGGCGCCGGGCTTCGCGCTCCTGGGCACTCCCGGGTGGGAGGGCGATGTCCAGCTCGAGCTGAAGACCGTCGCCGACATCGCCCTGGTCGGGTACCCCTCGGCGGGCAAGTCGAGCCTCATCGCCGCCATGTCGGCCGCGAAGCCGAAGATCGCCGACTACCCGTTCACCACGCTCCACCCGAATCTCGGCGTCGTGCAGGCGGGCGATGTCCGCTACACCGTCGCCGACGTCCCCGGTCTCATCGAGGGTGCGAGCGAGGGACGCGGGCTGGGGCTGGAGTTCCTCCGTCACGTCGAGCGCTGCTCGGCCCTCCTGCACGTGCTCGACTGCGCGACGCTGGAGCCCGGTCGCGACCCGCTGAGCGACCTGGACGTCATCCTCGGCGAGCTGGCCGCCTACCCGGTGCCGGAAGGGCAGACGCCCCTTCTGGAGCGCCCGCAGCTGATCGCCCTGAACAAGATCGACGTCCCGGACGCCCGCGAGCTCGCCGACTTCGTCCGACCGGAGCTCGAGCAGCGCGGTTACCGCGTCTTCGAGATCTCGACGGTCAGCCACGAGGGCCTGCGGCCGCTGTCCTTCGCCCTGGCCGAGATCGTCGAGCAGGCGCGCGCCGAGCAGGCCGCGCTGGAGCAGGCGCGACCCCGCATCGTCATCCGGCCGAAGGCCGTCGACGACTCCGGATTCGTCGTGAAGGTCGAGGGCGGCACGGACGGCCCGGTGTACCGCATCCTGGGCGCGAAGCCCGAGCGCTGGGTCGCCCAGACCGACTTCGCCAACGACGAGGCCGTCGGCTTCCTGGCGGACCGCCTCGCGAAGCTCGGCGTCGAGGACCAGCTGGTCCGTGCGGGCGCCGTCGCCGGCTCCACGGTCGTCATCGGCCGGGACAACGGTGTGGTGTTCGACTGGGAGCCCACGCTCACCTCCACCGCGGAGCTCATCACCTCGCCCCGCGGAAGCGACGTGCGCCTCGACACGAATGCGCGTCCGACCCGCGCTCAGCGCCGCGACGACTACTTCGAGCGGATGGACGCGAAGGCGGAGGCCCGCGAGCAGCTCCTGCGGGAGCGCGAGGCGGGGCTGTGGCAGGACGACAGCTACGACGACAACGTGGTGAGCAGCGCGGCTGATGGCAGCCGCGGAGACGAGGAGACCGCAGAGGGATGA
- the proB gene encoding glutamate 5-kinase, protein MTIDDRSQIPSARRIVVKVGSSSISGENAGQIVPLVDALAEAHGRGTQVILVSSGAIATGTPFLSLSERPTDLATQQAAAAVGQTVLIYRYQDSFDRYDIVAGQVLLTAGDMENPTHRSNAKRAMERLLDLRILPIVNENDTVATHEIRFGDNDRLAALVALLVDADVLVLLSDVDALYTRPPHEPGAERIEVVGWDDELEGVEIGSTGLSGVGSGGAVTKVSAARQAAERGTAVVLTATSLVSQALRGEQVGTWFAPAPDTHASDASVPRSGLSTGSTAAVTSDAAAS, encoded by the coding sequence ATGACCATCGACGACCGCAGCCAGATCCCCTCCGCCCGACGCATCGTCGTCAAGGTGGGCTCGTCGTCCATCAGCGGCGAGAACGCGGGGCAGATCGTGCCGCTGGTCGACGCCCTCGCCGAGGCCCACGGCCGCGGCACGCAGGTCATCCTGGTCTCGTCCGGCGCCATCGCGACCGGCACGCCGTTCCTGTCGCTCTCCGAGCGCCCCACCGATCTCGCGACCCAGCAGGCGGCCGCCGCGGTCGGTCAGACGGTGCTCATCTACCGCTACCAGGACAGCTTCGACCGCTACGACATCGTCGCGGGTCAGGTGCTCCTGACCGCGGGCGACATGGAGAACCCGACGCACCGCAGCAACGCGAAGCGCGCGATGGAGCGGCTGCTCGACCTCCGCATCCTGCCGATCGTGAACGAGAACGACACCGTCGCGACGCACGAGATCCGCTTCGGCGACAACGACCGCCTCGCCGCGCTGGTGGCGCTGCTGGTCGACGCCGACGTCCTGGTGCTGCTCTCCGATGTGGATGCGCTCTACACGCGTCCGCCGCACGAGCCCGGTGCCGAGCGCATCGAGGTCGTCGGCTGGGACGACGAGCTGGAGGGCGTCGAGATCGGCTCGACCGGTCTCTCCGGCGTCGGCAGCGGGGGAGCGGTCACGAAGGTCTCGGCCGCCCGCCAGGCCGCGGAGCGCGGTACCGCCGTCGTGCTCACCGCGACATCGCTGGTGTCGCAGGCCCTGCGGGGCGAGCAGGTCGGGACGTGGTTCGCGCCGGCACCCGACACGCACGCATCCGACGCTTCCGTCCCCAGATCCGGGCTTTCCACCGGTTCGACCGCGGCCGTCACCTCCGACGCCGCGGCGTCCTAG
- a CDS encoding glutamate-5-semialdehyde dehydrogenase yields the protein MSSLTGALPTAALSLHERLAAAKTASRDLAIADTDRKNRALRAIADGVLASSADILSANELDLANGRENGLSTGLLDRLTLSPARLQGLADAVLEIVGLTDPVGQAVRGSSLPNGVKITQVRVPFGVVGAIYEARPNVTIDIAALAIKSGNAAVLRGGSAAIETNRVLVHVIQQALASAGLPSDAVQTIDDFGREGAAELMTARGFVDVLIPRGSADLIQAVVTQSTVPVIETGAGVVHVVLDESAREDWAVDIVRNAKVQRPSVCNAVETLLVHSAAAERLLPPVLSALRAEGVTIHADDRALPFAPDAVPVTEEDYATEHMSLDISVKVVDDLDEAIEHIRRYSTQHTESIITNDLQNAERFLAEVDSAVVMVNASTRFTDGGEFGFGAEVGISTQKLHARGPMGLPELTSTKWIVRGSGQVRA from the coding sequence ATGTCCTCGCTGACCGGTGCGCTGCCCACGGCCGCGCTCTCCCTGCACGAACGGCTCGCCGCCGCCAAGACCGCGTCGCGCGACCTGGCGATCGCCGACACGGATCGCAAGAACCGCGCGCTGCGCGCGATCGCCGACGGCGTGCTCGCCTCATCGGCCGACATCCTCTCCGCCAACGAGCTCGACCTGGCCAACGGCCGTGAGAACGGGCTCTCCACCGGCCTGCTCGACCGGCTGACGCTGAGCCCGGCGCGCCTCCAGGGCCTCGCCGACGCCGTCCTCGAGATCGTCGGCCTGACCGACCCGGTCGGGCAGGCGGTGCGGGGCAGCTCGCTGCCGAACGGCGTGAAGATCACGCAGGTGCGCGTTCCCTTCGGCGTCGTCGGCGCGATCTACGAGGCCCGGCCCAACGTCACGATCGACATCGCCGCGCTCGCGATCAAGAGCGGCAACGCCGCGGTGCTGCGCGGTGGCAGCGCGGCCATCGAGACCAACCGCGTGCTCGTGCACGTCATCCAGCAGGCGCTGGCGAGCGCCGGACTTCCGTCGGATGCCGTGCAGACGATCGACGACTTCGGTCGCGAAGGCGCGGCAGAGCTGATGACGGCGCGCGGCTTCGTCGACGTGCTCATCCCTCGGGGGAGCGCCGACCTGATCCAGGCCGTGGTGACGCAGTCGACCGTCCCGGTGATCGAGACCGGCGCGGGCGTCGTGCACGTGGTGCTCGACGAGTCGGCCCGGGAGGATTGGGCCGTCGACATCGTCCGGAACGCCAAGGTCCAGCGGCCGAGCGTGTGCAACGCCGTCGAGACGCTGCTCGTGCACAGCGCTGCCGCCGAGCGGTTGCTGCCGCCGGTGCTCTCCGCGCTGCGCGCCGAGGGCGTCACCATCCACGCCGACGACCGCGCCTTGCCCTTTGCCCCGGATGCGGTGCCGGTGACCGAGGAGGACTACGCCACCGAGCACATGAGCCTCGACATCTCGGTGAAGGTGGTCGACGACCTCGACGAGGCGATCGAGCACATCCGTCGATACTCGACCCAGCACACGGAGTCGATCATCACGAACGACCTGCAGAACGCGGAGCGCTTCCTCGCCGAGGTCGACTCTGCGGTCGTGATGGTGAACGCCTCGACGCGTTTCACCGACGGCGGCGAGTTCGGCTTCGGCGCCGAGGTCGGCATCTCGACGCAGAAGCTGCACGCGCGCGGGCCGATGGGACTTCCGGAGCTCACCAGCACCAAGTGGATCGTCCGCGGGTCCGGCCAGGTCCGGGCGTGA
- the nadD gene encoding nicotinate-nucleotide adenylyltransferase, translated as MELKETGRPRIGVMGGTFDPIHHGHLVAASEVAQSFDLDEVIFVPTGQPWQKGAVTEPEHRYLMTVIATASNPQFTVSRVDIDREGPTYTIDTLRDLHEERPDAELFFITGADAIAQILSWRDVAELWELAHFVAVSRPGHDLSISGLPEQDVSLLEVPALAISSTDCRSRVSRGFPVWYLVPDGVVQYISKHHLYRSVA; from the coding sequence ATGGAGCTGAAGGAGACGGGCCGGCCGCGGATCGGTGTGATGGGCGGCACTTTCGACCCCATCCACCACGGCCACCTGGTCGCCGCCAGCGAAGTGGCCCAGTCGTTCGACCTCGACGAAGTGATCTTCGTCCCGACCGGTCAGCCCTGGCAGAAGGGTGCGGTCACGGAACCTGAGCACCGGTACCTGATGACCGTCATCGCGACAGCATCCAACCCGCAGTTCACGGTCAGTAGGGTCGACATCGACCGCGAGGGCCCCACTTACACGATCGACACCCTGCGTGACCTCCACGAGGAGCGGCCGGACGCCGAGCTGTTCTTCATCACGGGCGCCGACGCCATCGCGCAGATCCTCAGCTGGCGCGACGTCGCGGAGCTCTGGGAGCTCGCGCACTTCGTGGCTGTGAGTCGCCCGGGACATGACTTGAGTATTTCTGGATTGCCGGAGCAAGACGTAAGCTTGTTGGAAGTTCCGGCCCTGGCGATCTCGTCGACCGATTGCCGGAGCCGGGTGAGCAGGGGATTCCCGGTGTGGTACCTGGTACCGGACGGGGTTGTTCAATACATCTCCAAACACCATCTGTATCGGAGCGTGGCATGA
- the rsfS gene encoding ribosome silencing factor, with protein MTASQHAREILQVAAAAADSKGGQDLVALDVSGPLPLTDAFLLVSGRVERNVVAIASEVEDRLNEAGVKTLRREGKGEGRWVLLDFGDLVVHVFHEEDRMYYALERLWKDCPTIPIELPVHENAE; from the coding sequence GTGACCGCATCCCAGCACGCCCGGGAGATCCTGCAGGTGGCCGCCGCCGCCGCCGACTCGAAGGGCGGACAGGACCTCGTAGCCCTCGACGTCTCGGGCCCGCTGCCGCTGACGGACGCATTCCTGCTGGTCAGCGGACGGGTCGAGCGCAACGTCGTCGCCATCGCATCCGAGGTGGAGGACCGCCTCAACGAGGCCGGCGTGAAGACGCTGCGCCGTGAGGGCAAGGGGGAGGGGCGCTGGGTGCTCCTCGACTTCGGCGACCTCGTCGTGCACGTCTTCCACGAGGAGGACCGCATGTACTACGCGCTCGAGCGCCTCTGGAAGGACTGCCCGACGATCCCGATCGAGCTGCCCGTCCACGAGAACGCCGAGTAG
- a CDS encoding zf-TFIIB domain-containing protein — protein MKCPNDNATLVMSERHGIEIDYCPECRGVWLDRGELDKIIDRAGTSAPAAPGPQAAPQPPQYAAPQPYAEPQYREPRYGDQRYGDPRYDQQGQRPYKKKENWLSELFD, from the coding sequence ATGAAGTGTCCCAACGACAACGCGACCCTGGTCATGAGCGAGCGCCACGGCATCGAGATCGACTACTGCCCGGAATGCCGGGGTGTCTGGCTCGATCGTGGAGAGCTCGACAAGATCATCGACCGCGCCGGGACCTCGGCTCCGGCCGCGCCCGGTCCCCAGGCCGCCCCGCAGCCGCCGCAGTACGCTGCGCCGCAGCCGTACGCGGAGCCGCAGTACCGTGAGCCCCGCTACGGCGACCAGCGCTATGGCGACCCCCGCTACGACCAGCAGGGCCAGCGCCCCTACAAGAAGAAGGAGAACTGGCTCAGCGAGCTGTTCGACTGA
- a CDS encoding RtcB family protein translates to MERISNRLLSWASLLEDSTREQAVTTSRMPFIHPHLALMPDAHLGLGATVGSVIPTLGAVMPAAVGVDIGCGMIAVRTQFTRDDVAASTTPLSELRTQIERAIPLSAGARNRKIVATAEPRIQELTELAEQAGFDPSTHLRDWERQLGSLGSGNHFIEVSLDEEDVVWLFLHSGSRGVGNRIAGHHIKVAQALMEKWWIELPDKDLAYLVEGTPEFDEYIAQLRWAQHFALLNREEMMDRVVRQTSEWFGVDVIESERINCHHNFTQKENHFGKDVWVSRKGAISARVGQAGLIPGSMGTASYVVSGLGNPLALHSSPHGAGRQFSRTAARKRFTIEELREAMTGIEFRDTEAFLDEIPQAYKPIDQVMADAADLVEIRHTLHQLVNVKGD, encoded by the coding sequence ATGGAAAGAATCTCGAACCGCCTGCTGAGCTGGGCCTCCCTGCTGGAGGACTCCACGCGCGAGCAGGCGGTCACCACCTCGCGGATGCCGTTCATCCACCCGCACCTCGCCCTCATGCCGGACGCCCACCTGGGTCTCGGCGCCACGGTCGGGTCGGTCATCCCGACCCTCGGCGCCGTCATGCCCGCGGCCGTCGGCGTGGACATCGGATGCGGGATGATCGCCGTGCGGACCCAGTTCACGCGCGACGACGTGGCGGCCTCCACCACACCGCTCTCGGAGCTGCGCACGCAGATCGAGCGCGCCATCCCGCTTTCCGCCGGCGCCCGCAACCGGAAGATCGTCGCGACCGCGGAGCCGCGCATCCAGGAGCTGACAGAGCTGGCCGAGCAGGCCGGCTTCGACCCGTCGACGCACCTGCGCGACTGGGAGCGTCAGCTGGGGTCGCTCGGCTCCGGCAACCACTTCATCGAGGTCAGCCTCGACGAAGAGGACGTGGTGTGGCTGTTCCTGCACTCCGGCTCACGTGGCGTCGGCAACCGGATCGCAGGTCACCACATCAAGGTCGCGCAGGCGCTGATGGAGAAGTGGTGGATCGAACTGCCCGACAAGGACCTCGCCTACCTGGTCGAGGGCACGCCGGAGTTCGACGAGTACATCGCGCAGCTGCGGTGGGCTCAGCACTTCGCGCTGCTGAACCGTGAGGAGATGATGGACCGTGTGGTGCGTCAGACGTCGGAGTGGTTCGGCGTGGACGTGATCGAGTCGGAGCGCATCAACTGCCACCACAACTTCACGCAGAAGGAGAACCACTTCGGCAAGGACGTCTGGGTGTCGCGGAAGGGCGCCATCTCGGCGCGCGTCGGCCAGGCGGGCCTGATCCCCGGTTCGATGGGGACGGCGTCGTACGTGGTCTCCGGGCTCGGCAACCCGCTCGCGCTGCACTCCTCGCCGCACGGCGCTGGACGCCAGTTCTCGCGGACGGCCGCGCGCAAGCGGTTCACCATCGAGGAGCTGCGTGAGGCGATGACCGGGATCGAGTTCCGTGACACGGAGGCGTTCCTGGACGAGATCCCGCAGGCGTACAAGCCGATCGACCAGGTGATGGCCGACGCGGCCGACCTCGTCGAGATCCGCCACACCCTTCACCAGCTGGTCAACGTGAAGGGCGACTGA
- a CDS encoding GNAT family N-acetyltransferase translates to METRIAGPADADAITTTIALAFRDDPVWGPALAAPDGGTAHLERFWRYFVDGAIGHRTVSMQDGPSGEAATVAVWLPPGVDELTDEQEAEVDALMERTLAPERFEAYRRLWQCFDETHPHGEPHMYLSLLATHPAHRGRGIGQRVLAEDLARFDAEGLPAYLESTNPANDHRYERAGFRAVGGFTSVIDGAAVTTMWRDARNPVEGG, encoded by the coding sequence ATGGAGACTCGGATCGCCGGCCCCGCCGACGCGGACGCCATCACGACCACGATCGCCCTGGCTTTCCGCGACGACCCGGTGTGGGGTCCGGCTCTCGCGGCGCCGGATGGCGGAACCGCGCACCTGGAGCGGTTCTGGCGGTACTTCGTCGACGGCGCGATCGGCCATCGCACGGTGTCTATGCAGGACGGCCCGTCGGGCGAGGCGGCGACGGTCGCCGTCTGGCTGCCGCCGGGGGTGGACGAGCTCACTGACGAGCAGGAGGCGGAGGTCGATGCCCTGATGGAGCGCACGCTCGCGCCCGAGCGCTTCGAGGCGTACCGGCGGCTGTGGCAGTGCTTCGACGAGACGCATCCCCACGGCGAACCGCACATGTACCTCAGCCTGCTGGCCACGCACCCGGCTCATCGCGGGCGCGGAATCGGTCAGCGCGTGCTTGCCGAAGATCTTGCGCGGTTCGACGCCGAGGGCCTTCCGGCGTATCTCGAGTCGACGAATCCGGCCAACGACCACCGCTACGAACGCGCCGGATTCCGGGCGGTAGGCGGCTTCACATCCGTCATCGACGGGGCCGCCGTCACCACGATGTGGCGGGATGCGCGCAACCCTGTAGAAGGAGGCTGA
- a CDS encoding MEDS domain-containing protein, which yields MAAEIPETPRPVAFAGGVLDRYRHVCAFVNGRAEADAVLDPFLRDGVDAGDRLLYLVDTATPGAPLRRLRRLGYDAGALLEGGRCEVRTWAETYLRTGAFDQGDMLGQLDAMLGTSARPRIRLLADMGWAADRDGVADDLIEFEARANFLHARHGHVVICAYDTSRFDGAFIIDILRTHPMVLIGGLLQENPFFVPPQDFLEERAARG from the coding sequence ATGGCAGCGGAGATCCCAGAAACACCTCGCCCTGTGGCCTTCGCCGGCGGGGTGCTCGACCGCTATCGCCATGTCTGCGCGTTCGTGAACGGTCGCGCAGAGGCCGACGCCGTGCTCGATCCCTTCCTGCGGGACGGAGTGGATGCGGGCGACCGCCTCCTGTACCTGGTGGACACCGCCACGCCGGGCGCTCCGCTCCGCCGTCTCCGCCGCCTGGGCTACGACGCCGGTGCGCTGCTCGAAGGCGGGCGCTGCGAGGTCCGGACGTGGGCCGAGACCTACCTGCGCACGGGAGCGTTCGACCAGGGCGACATGCTGGGGCAGCTGGACGCGATGCTCGGCACCTCGGCCCGGCCGCGCATCCGGCTTCTCGCCGACATGGGGTGGGCGGCCGATCGCGACGGAGTCGCGGACGACCTGATCGAGTTCGAGGCGCGCGCCAACTTCCTGCACGCGCGACACGGGCATGTGGTCATCTGCGCCTACGACACCTCTCGCTTCGACGGCGCGTTCATCATCGACATCCTGCGGACGCATCCGATGGTCTTGATCGGCGGCCTGTTGCAGGAGAATCCGTTCTTCGTGCCTCCGCAGGACTTCCTGGAGGAGCGGGCAGCGCGTGGTTGA
- a CDS encoding response regulator transcription factor — MVDEPERQPAAVAADDRRWMRDLGAMLALPSLWVDHSPAEIADGLLSVLVGVLRLEAAFARFEVPDGRERLETWRPSGPPAPDSLVEALRSGRAFSAPGGAEPNSTGFATAAVRTAEVGAATSGRITRAAALTLALPWESARVLVAASRADFPTERETHLLRVAVGQAAIALHTARRLAAERSARRAAELALDTQTRALHALLDDLAPALSEATRRVRQAAKEVEDPDVPVGAAGTHPLSAHRAEEPRVVSLRGSPLDPDQPVGGTADGTVPLDETLTRRELEVLGLLAQGLSNKEIAGVMWLSDRTVERHITSLYRKIGVGRRSEATAFALRHGVV; from the coding sequence GTGGTTGACGAGCCGGAGCGTCAGCCTGCAGCGGTCGCCGCCGACGACCGGCGATGGATGCGCGACCTGGGGGCGATGCTCGCTCTCCCGTCGTTGTGGGTGGATCACAGTCCCGCCGAGATCGCGGACGGCCTGCTGAGCGTGCTGGTCGGCGTGCTGCGGCTGGAGGCGGCGTTCGCGCGGTTCGAGGTCCCCGACGGCCGGGAGCGGCTCGAGACCTGGCGCCCGTCCGGTCCGCCGGCGCCGGACTCCCTGGTGGAGGCGCTGCGCTCGGGCCGCGCATTCTCGGCCCCCGGCGGCGCGGAACCGAACTCGACCGGCTTCGCGACGGCTGCGGTCCGGACGGCCGAGGTCGGAGCGGCGACGAGCGGGCGCATCACCCGGGCCGCCGCGCTCACCCTCGCGCTGCCGTGGGAGTCGGCACGCGTGCTCGTGGCGGCATCCCGAGCCGACTTCCCGACCGAGCGGGAGACGCACCTCCTGCGGGTCGCGGTCGGACAGGCCGCGATCGCCCTCCACACGGCACGGCGGCTGGCGGCCGAGCGGAGCGCCCGACGCGCGGCCGAGCTGGCTCTGGACACACAGACACGTGCCCTCCATGCGCTTCTCGACGACCTCGCGCCGGCGCTGTCGGAGGCGACGCGCCGGGTCCGCCAGGCGGCGAAGGAGGTGGAAGACCCGGATGTGCCCGTCGGTGCGGCAGGGACGCATCCCCTTTCGGCGCATCGCGCGGAGGAGCCCCGGGTGGTCTCGCTTCGCGGCTCGCCCCTCGACCCCGACCAACCGGTGGGCGGGACGGCCGACGGCACGGTTCCGCTCGACGAGACGCTGACTCGCCGTGAGCTGGAGGTGCTCGGCCTCCTCGCGCAGGGGCTGAGCAACAAGGAGATCGCCGGTGTGATGTGGCTGAGCGACCGGACGGTCGAGCGCCACATCACGAGTCTGTACCGCAAGATCGGGGTCGGTCGGCGCAGCGAGGCGACGGCGTTCGCGCTCCGGCACGGCGTCGTCTGA
- a CDS encoding thioredoxin: MSADGDRERGLFRTIAHRLAGDEEPLPDEGRLPSFARATGWLNSEPLTPEGLRGRVVLVGFWTYTCVNWLRTLPYLRAWHEKYATDGLTVIGVHTPEFGFEHDRANVIERTRALGVDYPVAVDDDYGVWDDFANHYWPAVYLADADGRLRFHHFGEGEYERTEMMIQRLLMAAGARDLDLNLVMVEPHGLEVAADWRDLRSPETYLGYGQSSGFVSESADRYDRSESYDGTRALPLNGWDLTGRWTHAQHAAVLDEAGGSVAFAFHARDANLVMGPTPAGSSIPFRVLLDGRPPGDAHGTDVDADGRGVVDRQDTFQLIRQPGRIQDAVLQLEFDRPGLEAYCFTFG, translated from the coding sequence GTGTCGGCTGACGGCGACCGCGAGCGCGGTCTGTTCCGCACCATCGCGCACCGCCTCGCGGGAGATGAGGAGCCGCTGCCCGACGAGGGCCGGCTCCCCTCGTTCGCCCGCGCCACCGGCTGGCTCAACTCGGAGCCGCTCACCCCGGAGGGACTGCGCGGCCGGGTCGTCCTCGTCGGCTTCTGGACCTACACCTGCGTCAACTGGCTCCGCACCCTCCCGTACCTGCGCGCCTGGCACGAGAAGTACGCCACCGACGGGCTCACCGTGATCGGCGTCCACACGCCCGAGTTCGGCTTCGAGCACGACCGGGCGAACGTGATCGAGCGCACCCGCGCGCTCGGTGTCGATTACCCGGTCGCAGTGGATGACGACTACGGCGTCTGGGACGACTTCGCCAACCACTACTGGCCGGCCGTCTACCTGGCCGACGCCGACGGTCGGCTGCGGTTCCACCACTTCGGCGAAGGCGAGTACGAGCGCACGGAGATGATGATCCAGCGGCTGCTGATGGCCGCGGGCGCCCGCGACCTGGATCTGAACCTCGTGATGGTCGAGCCGCACGGACTGGAAGTGGCGGCTGACTGGCGCGACCTCCGCTCGCCCGAGACCTACCTCGGCTACGGCCAGAGCAGCGGCTTCGTGTCCGAGTCCGCCGACCGCTACGACCGGAGCGAGTCCTACGACGGCACCCGCGCGCTGCCGCTGAACGGCTGGGATCTGACCGGCCGATGGACGCACGCGCAGCACGCGGCGGTGCTCGACGAGGCCGGAGGCAGCGTCGCGTTCGCCTTCCACGCGCGCGATGCGAATCTCGTGATGGGGCCGACCCCGGCCGGCAGCAGCATCCCGTTCCGGGTACTGCTCGACGGTCGACCGCCGGGCGACGCCCACGGCACAGATGTGGATGCGGACGGCCGCGGCGTGGTCGACCGCCAGGACACCTTCCAGCTGATCCGGCAGCCCGGACGCATACAGGATGCGGTGCTGCAGCTGGAGTTCGACCGCCCAGGGCTCGAAGCGTACTGCTTCACCTTCGGGTGA